In Mycolicibacterium mucogenicum DSM 44124, the following are encoded in one genomic region:
- a CDS encoding TetR/AcrR family transcriptional regulator, giving the protein MVFNRAMEGAQSHHGNRHGRSEAAREAVLRAADDLLVEKGFSGVTMEGIAKAAGVAKQTVYRWWGSKTEVLMDAFLEDAAAALEPPDTGSLDSDLRAHLRDTAHFLTTDDAGAVYRALIGQSQHDSELAQTFRSRYLDDQRTRDQKPFLRAIERNELSPEIDVAALAEWLVGPVHHRVIVTGEPIDDAFLDAVVDVVLAVSASALSHDSKSI; this is encoded by the coding sequence ATGGTGTTCAATCGAGCCATGGAAGGCGCGCAATCGCATCACGGGAACCGGCACGGTCGCAGTGAAGCTGCGCGGGAAGCCGTACTACGCGCGGCCGATGATCTACTCGTCGAAAAGGGCTTCTCCGGCGTCACCATGGAAGGCATCGCCAAGGCGGCGGGGGTCGCCAAGCAGACCGTCTATCGCTGGTGGGGCTCCAAGACCGAGGTCCTCATGGACGCATTCCTCGAAGACGCCGCCGCAGCTTTGGAGCCACCCGACACCGGGAGCCTCGACTCCGACCTGCGCGCACATCTGCGCGATACCGCCCACTTCCTGACCACGGATGACGCGGGCGCCGTCTACCGCGCACTCATCGGACAGTCCCAGCACGATTCGGAACTGGCACAGACATTTCGCTCCCGCTACCTCGATGATCAGCGCACGCGCGACCAGAAACCGTTCCTCCGCGCGATCGAACGCAATGAGCTGTCCCCCGAGATCGATGTGGCCGCGTTGGCCGAGTGGCTCGTCGGCCCGGTTCACCATCGCGTGATCGTGACGGGCGAACCGATCGACGATGCCTTCCTCGACGCCGTTGTCGACGTCGTCCTGGCGGTGTCGGCATCGGCTCTGAGCCACGATTCGAAGTCAATCTAA
- a CDS encoding TIGR03857 family LLM class F420-dependent oxidoreductase, with amino-acid sequence MSTQDQLNELGYYAVTRHPADTRVVLPETRDAEALGLGSCHIGERFTVKDAGVLSGAVAGASTTLGIAPSTNHHTRHPTVTATIGSTMHALTEGRFAMAFGRGMGPYWQAIGLPVVTEARLRDFFGILRRLWAGEMILNHEGPAGKWPMLRHVNGLEDGPPIGLVAVGPKTMELAGEIADFVVLHTFFSDEATEKSVAAVRRGAEKAGRDPDSVRIWACLATVPDALSEDDQIRRGVGRLATYLQAYPDVLVSANGWDRATWDRIRQSDLFTDAATAGPIDASASFETLQRIAELIPTEWLDAVAKGSPQDCAKTIARQYDLGVHSVIMHGASPHELAPVVEAYRANRPTLHRAVAANPGRFA; translated from the coding sequence ATGAGCACGCAGGACCAGCTCAACGAGCTCGGCTACTACGCCGTCACCCGGCACCCCGCGGACACTCGCGTGGTGCTGCCCGAAACCCGGGACGCCGAAGCGCTCGGGTTGGGCTCCTGCCACATCGGCGAGCGATTCACGGTGAAAGACGCGGGCGTGCTCAGCGGCGCGGTGGCAGGCGCCAGCACGACTCTGGGTATCGCGCCGTCGACCAATCACCACACCCGGCATCCCACGGTCACCGCGACGATCGGGTCGACGATGCACGCCCTGACTGAGGGCCGGTTCGCGATGGCCTTCGGCCGCGGAATGGGGCCCTACTGGCAGGCGATCGGCCTGCCGGTCGTGACCGAGGCGCGGCTGCGCGACTTCTTCGGCATCCTGCGCCGCCTCTGGGCCGGCGAGATGATTCTCAATCACGAGGGCCCGGCCGGGAAGTGGCCCATGCTGCGCCACGTGAACGGCCTGGAAGACGGGCCGCCGATCGGCCTGGTCGCGGTCGGCCCGAAGACGATGGAGCTGGCCGGCGAAATCGCCGATTTCGTTGTGCTGCATACGTTCTTCTCCGACGAGGCGACGGAGAAGTCGGTCGCCGCGGTACGCCGCGGCGCGGAGAAGGCGGGCCGGGACCCCGACAGCGTCCGCATCTGGGCATGCCTGGCGACCGTCCCCGACGCGTTGTCCGAGGACGACCAGATCCGGCGCGGCGTCGGACGGCTCGCGACCTACCTACAGGCCTACCCGGACGTCCTGGTCTCGGCCAACGGCTGGGACCGCGCGACGTGGGACCGCATCCGGCAGTCCGACCTGTTCACCGATGCGGCGACCGCCGGACCCATCGACGCCAGCGCGTCGTTCGAGACGCTGCAGCGGATCGCTGAGCTGATCCCCACCGAGTGGCTCGACGCCGTCGCCAAGGGCTCGCCACAGGACTGCGCGAAAACCATTGCCCGCCAGTATGATCTGGGCGTGCATTCGGTGATCATGCACGGGGCCAGCCCGCACGAACTGGCGCCCGTCGTCGAGGCCTACCGGGCCAACCGGCCGACGCTGCACCGGGCCGTCGCGGCGAATCCGGGCCGATTTGCCTGA
- a CDS encoding sugar O-acetyltransferase, which produces MARSMRDRMLAGDLYIADDPELIRESKRAQQLTHRINALDPTDLDQRNRLLRELLGAFGENSEIRPPLQCDYGYQTTIGARTFANWGLILLDVARISIGDDVQIGPNVQLLTATHPLNPDVRRDKWEAAEPITIGDNVWLGGGVIVCPGVTIGADTVVGAGSVVTRDLPPRVLAVGSPARVIREL; this is translated from the coding sequence ATGGCTCGTTCGATGCGCGACCGCATGCTCGCTGGTGACCTCTACATTGCCGACGACCCCGAACTGATCCGCGAGTCGAAGCGAGCGCAACAGCTCACCCACCGGATCAATGCGCTCGACCCCACCGACCTCGACCAGCGAAACCGCCTACTTCGCGAACTCCTCGGCGCTTTCGGGGAGAACAGTGAAATCCGTCCGCCGCTGCAGTGCGACTACGGCTACCAAACCACCATCGGCGCCCGCACTTTCGCGAACTGGGGACTCATCCTTCTCGACGTCGCGCGGATCAGCATCGGTGACGATGTGCAGATCGGGCCCAATGTGCAGCTGCTGACGGCCACCCACCCGCTGAATCCCGATGTCCGCCGAGACAAGTGGGAGGCGGCCGAACCGATCACGATCGGCGACAACGTGTGGCTCGGCGGCGGCGTCATCGTGTGCCCGGGCGTCACCATCGGCGCGGACACGGTCGTGGGTGCCGGTTCGGTGGTCACCCGCGACCTGCCACCACGTGTGCTGGCCGTTGGCTCGCCGGCCCGGGTGATCCGCGAGCTGTAG
- a CDS encoding O-methyltransferase — MTSTLNQPDYASIINRLFADAQLDDQRRQGLSPTDYEIAERADVCQDFYLSVAPDSGRLLYSLVRAVKPSTIVEYGMSYGISTLHLAAAVRDNGVGRIITTEMSSQKISAARATFAEAGVADLITILEGDARTTLETVTGPVQFVLLDGWPDLDLPVLKILEPVLAPGALILGDNVRLDPDHVYRDHVNAPGSGYVSVPIPLDKGMELTVRV, encoded by the coding sequence ATGACCTCAACACTGAACCAACCGGATTACGCCTCGATCATCAATCGCCTGTTCGCCGATGCGCAGTTGGACGATCAACGGCGGCAAGGGCTTTCGCCGACCGACTACGAAATTGCAGAACGTGCCGACGTGTGCCAGGACTTCTACCTTTCGGTGGCTCCCGACTCGGGCCGACTGCTGTACAGCCTGGTCCGCGCAGTGAAGCCCTCGACCATCGTGGAGTACGGGATGTCGTATGGCATTTCCACCCTGCACCTCGCCGCGGCAGTCCGCGACAACGGTGTCGGGCGGATCATCACCACGGAGATGAGTTCGCAGAAGATATCGGCAGCCCGCGCGACGTTCGCCGAGGCGGGGGTTGCTGACTTGATCACGATTCTGGAAGGCGACGCCCGCACGACCCTCGAGACCGTCACGGGCCCAGTGCAATTCGTGCTTCTCGACGGCTGGCCCGATCTGGACCTGCCGGTGTTGAAGATCCTGGAGCCGGTGTTGGCGCCCGGAGCACTGATCCTCGGCGACAACGTCAGGCTCGACCCGGATCACGTCTACCGCGACCACGTCAACGCGCCGGGGAGCGGCTACGTGAGCGTCCCGATTCCGCTCGACAAGGGCATGGAATTGACCGTCCGGGTTTAG
- a CDS encoding TetR/AcrR family transcriptional regulator, translated as MPERPARDSPQAALAREQWQAVVTESGAGTKLNKRGLETGARLLDVAIRCLADSGGEPVSANRIAKDAGVTWGTVQHQFADLDGLWVAVITEIHSRSWASGPDTPRSGTLRERVEGAIESVWHYLDTTEGRALTALRTSLPARRSDIAAEYPRTAAAFAARELDWIQGFDYLMDGLDVDPDQLHRVRCLLPAAIRGLSNERQIGFTSDLDVARAALTDAVVALLTPPQR; from the coding sequence TTGCCTGAGCGCCCGGCCCGCGACTCCCCGCAGGCGGCCCTCGCCCGGGAGCAGTGGCAGGCCGTCGTCACAGAGTCCGGTGCCGGCACCAAGCTGAACAAGCGCGGCCTGGAAACCGGGGCCCGCCTGCTCGACGTCGCCATCCGCTGTCTGGCCGACAGCGGTGGCGAGCCCGTGTCGGCGAACCGCATCGCCAAGGATGCGGGCGTCACCTGGGGCACCGTGCAACACCAGTTCGCCGACCTGGACGGGCTCTGGGTCGCGGTCATCACCGAAATCCACTCCCGCAGTTGGGCTTCCGGACCGGACACGCCCCGCAGCGGCACCCTGCGCGAACGGGTGGAAGGGGCCATCGAATCCGTCTGGCACTACCTGGACACCACCGAGGGCCGCGCTCTCACGGCGCTGCGCACGTCACTACCGGCACGACGGTCCGACATCGCCGCCGAATATCCGCGCACCGCAGCGGCTTTCGCGGCCCGCGAGCTCGACTGGATTCAGGGTTTCGACTATCTGATGGACGGCCTCGACGTCGACCCGGACCAGTTGCACCGGGTGCGGTGCCTGCTGCCCGCCGCGATCCGCGGTCTCAGCAACGAGCGGCAGATCGGTTTCACATCGGATCTCGACGTTGCCCGCGCGGCCCTGACCGACGCCGTCGTCGCGTTGTTGACCCCGCCACAGCGGTAG